A genomic window from Polaribacter gangjinensis includes:
- a CDS encoding acyl-CoA dehydrogenase family protein: MKPDNFQAPDYYNIDDLLTDEHKLVREAARDWVKRDVSPIIEDYAQRAEFPTQIIQGLADIGAFGPYIPEEYGGAGLDQIAYGLIMQEIERGDSGVRSTASVQSSLVMYPIYKFGNEAQRKKYLPKLASGEWMGCFGLTEPNHGSNPAGMETKFKDMGDHYLLNGAKMWISNAPFAQVAVVWAKSEEGRIHGLIVERGMEGFSTPETHNKWSLRASATGELIFNNVKVPKENLLPNKSGLGAPLQCLDSARFGIAWGAIGAAMDCYDTALRYCKEREQFGKPIGQFQLQQKKLAEMITEITKAQLLAWRLGVLRNEGKATSAQISMAKRNNVAMAIHIAREARQILGGMGITGEYSIMRHSMNLESVITYEGTHDIHLLITGLDITGLNAFK, encoded by the coding sequence ATGAAACCAGATAACTTTCAAGCTCCTGATTATTACAATATTGATGATTTACTAACTGATGAACATAAATTGGTTAGAGAAGCTGCTCGTGATTGGGTAAAAAGAGATGTTTCTCCAATCATTGAAGACTATGCACAAAGAGCAGAATTCCCAACGCAAATCATTCAAGGTTTGGCAGACATTGGGGCTTTTGGTCCTTATATTCCTGAAGAATATGGAGGCGCAGGTTTAGATCAAATTGCTTACGGATTGATCATGCAAGAGATAGAACGTGGAGATTCTGGTGTGCGTTCTACAGCTTCTGTGCAGTCATCCTTAGTAATGTATCCTATTTATAAATTTGGAAATGAAGCACAACGTAAAAAATATTTACCCAAATTAGCCTCTGGAGAATGGATGGGTTGTTTTGGTTTGACTGAACCAAATCACGGCTCAAATCCTGCAGGAATGGAAACGAAATTCAAAGATATGGGCGATCATTATTTGCTAAATGGCGCAAAAATGTGGATTTCGAATGCACCTTTTGCACAAGTGGCAGTGGTTTGGGCCAAGAGTGAAGAAGGAAGAATTCATGGTTTGATTGTGGAACGTGGCATGGAAGGATTTTCAACTCCCGAAACTCATAACAAATGGTCTTTGCGAGCTTCAGCAACTGGCGAATTGATTTTTAACAACGTAAAAGTTCCTAAAGAAAATTTGTTACCCAACAAATCTGGATTGGGAGCGCCTTTGCAATGTTTAGATTCTGCACGTTTTGGAATTGCTTGGGGCGCAATTGGTGCAGCAATGGACTGTTATGACACAGCTTTGCGTTACTGTAAAGAAAGAGAACAATTTGGAAAACCAATTGGACAATTTCAATTGCAACAAAAAAAATTAGCTGAAATGATTACAGAAATTACCAAAGCACAATTATTGGCTTGGAGATTGGGTGTTTTACGAAACGAAGGCAAAGCAACTTCTGCACAAATATCAATGGCAAAAAGAAATAATGTTGCTATGGCAATTCATATTGCACGTGAAGCAAGACAAATTCTAGGTGGTATGGGAATTACTGGAGAATACTCTATCATGCGTCATTCTATGAATTTAGAAAGTGTAATTACTTATGAAGGAACTCACGATATTCACCTATTAATTACAGGATTAGATATTACAGGATTGAATGCGTTTAAATAA
- a CDS encoding GDSL-type esterase/lipase family protein, translating into MKHWWIFFVTILIVFSCGNTLEEETSQEITIPEDNPIKETNIKKNLKILSLGDSYTIGESVCVKCKFPEQLKDSLLKEFSSETTIDLKVIARTGWTTTNLIDAIDAENLTADYDLVTLLIGVNNQYQRKDFSIYESEFPKLVNTAIKAGNNDKKNIIVVL; encoded by the coding sequence ATGAAACATTGGTGGATATTTTTTGTAACTATTTTAATTGTTTTTTCTTGTGGAAATACTTTGGAAGAAGAAACATCACAAGAAATTACTATTCCTGAAGACAATCCAATAAAAGAAACAAACATCAAAAAAAATCTAAAAATCCTTTCTTTAGGAGATAGTTATACCATTGGTGAAAGTGTTTGTGTAAAATGTAAATTTCCTGAACAGCTGAAAGACAGTTTGCTAAAAGAATTTAGCTCAGAAACAACAATTGATTTGAAAGTAATTGCACGAACTGGTTGGACAACAACCAATTTAATTGATGCAATTGATGCTGAAAATCTCACTGCAGATTATGATTTGGTAACGCTTTTAATTGGTGTAAATAACCAATACCAACGTAAAGATTTTTCTATTTATGAGTCTGAATTTCCAAAATTGGTAAATACAGCTATCAAAGCAGGCAATAATGACAAAAAAAATATAATTGTAGTTTTGTAA
- a CDS encoding IS3 family transposase (programmed frameshift) has protein sequence MKTTQFTENQIVAMLKQQEQGVKVTDIARANGISDKTFYRWKSKYGGMDATELKRIKELEAENSKLKRMYADLALMNQALKDVIEKKPLTLCEKKELVTYITSNYAISERKACKIVTVPRSSFSYKAVVKQDDVFIKQLDLLVQKHVTIGFWQSYHRIRKSGTLVNHKKLYRIYTSMKLNIRRRSKKRLPARVKQQLFQPTQMNEVWSIDFMSDSLWNGRRIRLLNVIDDYNREVLMIETDTSLPTLRVIRCLAQIGERRGLPKMIRVDNGPEFISAKLDSWCKENEIKLIFIQPGEPTQNAFIERLNGTFRRDILNAYVFKSIQEVKDISQEWINDYNYNRPHKSLKNKSPIEYRLNE, from the exons ATGAAGACAACCCAATTTACCGAAAACCAGATTGTTGCCATGTTAAAACAACAAGAGCAAGGAGTTAAAGTTACCGATATTGCCAGAGCCAATGGTATATCCGACAAAACGTTTTATCGTTGGAAAAGCAAATATGGAGGTATGGATGCCACAGAACTAAAACGCATAAAAGAACTAGAAGCAGAGAATTCAAAGCTCAAAAGAATGTATGCCGATTTAGCACTGATGAATCAAGCATTAAAAGATGTGATTGAAAAAAAGC CTTTAACGCTTTGCGAGAAAAAAGAACTAGTCACTTACATCACAAGTAATTATGCTATAAGTGAACGTAAAGCGTGTAAAATAGTCACAGTTCCTAGAAGTAGCTTCAGTTACAAGGCGGTTGTTAAGCAAGATGATGTATTTATAAAACAACTTGATTTGCTGGTACAAAAACATGTAACCATTGGTTTTTGGCAAAGTTATCATCGCATACGAAAGTCAGGAACTCTTGTTAATCACAAAAAATTATATCGCATTTATACATCCATGAAATTAAATATAAGAAGACGTTCCAAGAAAAGATTACCTGCAAGAGTCAAACAACAACTATTTCAGCCAACGCAAATGAACGAAGTTTGGAGTATTGATTTTATGAGTGATTCTCTGTGGAATGGTAGAAGAATCCGATTATTAAACGTTATAGATGATTATAATAGAGAAGTATTGATGATTGAAACAGATACCTCATTACCAACACTAAGAGTTATTAGATGCTTAGCCCAAATAGGCGAACGTAGAGGATTACCAAAAATGATTAGGGTTGATAATGGTCCCGAATTTATAAGTGCAAAACTCGATAGTTGGTGCAAAGAAAATGAGATTAAACTCATATTTATCCAACCAGGAGAACCAACACAAAATGCTTTTATTGAAAGATTAAACGGGACTTTTAGAAGAGATATACTCAATGCTTACGTGTTTAAATCTATCCAAGAAGTAAAAGATATAAGCCAAGAGTGGATAAACGATTATAATTACAATAGACCACATAAATCACTTAAAAATAAATCACCAATTGAATACAGATTAAATGAATAA
- a CDS encoding YgaP family membrane protein, giving the protein MLNKYFRAIVGTFIILSVVLTVYVHHNWMWFTVFIGANMLQSAFTKWCLLEIILQKLGVKK; this is encoded by the coding sequence ATGTTAAACAAATATTTTAGAGCAATCGTAGGCACTTTCATCATATTAAGTGTTGTATTAACTGTTTATGTTCATCACAATTGGATGTGGTTTACCGTTTTTATTGGCGCAAATATGTTACAATCAGCATTCACAAAATGGTGTTTGTTAGAAATCATCTTGCAAAAATTAGGTGTTAAAAAGTAA